One Acidimicrobiia bacterium genomic region harbors:
- the secE gene encoding preprotein translocase subunit SecE, with translation MAMNREQKRMMQRQGQVDADGAPVAQSRQPQRATKASSATEARASAPQFLREVRSELRKVNWPSRPEVIQYSIIVLIVIVVMTALIGVFDYGFGKAVLWVIER, from the coding sequence ATGGCGATGAACCGAGAACAAAAGCGCATGATGCAACGCCAAGGTCAAGTCGATGCCGACGGGGCCCCGGTAGCGCAATCTCGCCAACCCCAGCGAGCAACCAAGGCCAGCAGCGCCACAGAAGCACGCGCCTCAGCTCCACAATTCCTGCGTGAAGTACGCAGCGAGCTTCGCAAAGTCAACTGGCCTAGCCGTCCCGAAGTGATTCAGTACAGCATCATTGTACTTATTGTGATCGTGGTAATGACGGCGCTTATCGGTGTCTTCGATTACGGCTTTGGTAAGGCTGTGCTGTGGGTTATCGAACGATGA